CCTTCTATAaagaaagcagttatgaaaatgttgtacataaatatttatttgaaagttcaaataaAACTTCTTCAAATTACTTCATATTTTATATCTTTacaccaatatgaagatgagatGTCATCTTCATTAGTGTTGTTAATATAAAAGGGTCATcttttataattataaaaaaaaagccCGTGCACATTAAGATGCGGCATATTAAAGCGTTTCAAATGCAAGTAAAAGCTCAAAAACGTAATAGCAAAAAGCATAATATAAGATATGCAACGAAACAATATTAGCATTAATATCCCAAAAATAGGGAAGGAAAGGTTTCCCAAAATCAACTTCAAACAAAAACAAAATGTTTCATAAACACCAACAAAAGAAAAATTCTACGGTGAAGGGTGAAAAACTAAGGAGCGCCATCAACAGGGGTGGAAGGATCAACTTGAGAAAACGAAGGTTGGGCATCAGCTTGGTCAGTTATGGGACCGTCTTTATCACCTTTGGAACTTTCATCCTCGGGTGTTGAAAAACTTTGATGTTGCTAAGTATCTTCAATTGCCTCTTTAGCTTTGGCAATTTTAGCCTCAAGTTCAAAACCCCTTCTGGTTAGCCTCAATCAAAGTTTCTAGACGGGTGTTTAAAAAAGTCCAACTAACCTCAAGTGTTAGTTTATCTTCAAGGGCTTCATAATGTTTCTCCACATGCTTTATCTTTGCCTTCAGGTCTTCTTTTTCAGCTTCTGAGGCTTCATAGGATGCCTTCAAAGGTTCAAGAGTATCCTCAAGGAACTTGACTTTATCATAAGAGTCACGGAGATCCTCTTAAGCTTGAGTGAGCATTTGAACTAGTTCATAAGTGTACAACTTCTTCTGATTTAGAAGTTCCTTTAAGCTCCTAATCTCCTCAGTATCCTTAGAGTGTTGCTCAGGAAAGGATGATTCCAGTCTATCCTTGTCTTTTTCAACTTGATTGGAAGAAGCCTTCGAATCTACCAACTCGACAGCTGTAATCTTGAGTTGCTACTCCAAAGACCCTTTTTTCTTCAGCGAGGGCCTCTTTCTCAAGTTGAAGGCTTTCAAATTGCTCCTTCCAATTGTCAGCCTCTGTACGTAGCTCTTCCACTTGCTGCTCAGTCCAAGATATTCTTCTCATCAACTCCGTACCTGTTAAATTGATCTGCATAAAGGCAAGATAGAAAGGTTATAAACTTATAAGGGAAGGAGGAAGCATAAAAGAAGAGAAGTATACCTTAAAGGCAAAATGAATAACACCATTCATTAAGGTAATAGAGTTGTGAGACTCAAGCTTTTCCCTCTCCACGGGGCCGATTAATGGTTTCAACCACACTGCAGCTCAGCGAAACTTCTTTAACAAGTTCCCGCGATCGGGGACTTCAATCAAAATCTTCTTCATGCCTCTTCTCCCTCTAGAAGGGCCAACCTCTTCACGAGGAGTTGCAGCAGGTTTGGTAATAGAAAAGATGGAATGATTAACAGCATGAGTTGTGGGGTTCATTGGAAGAAAATCAATGGGTGGCTCTTCAGAAACAGGGCCAAGATCTTCTTCACCCTCAAATCCTTGAGCGAAAAGTCTGTCAATATGACTTGAGGGGGGATTACCATAATGAACAATATCTTCATCTTCTAAGATGTCCAATGGGACATTCTCAGGTTCATCAACAAGTTTGAAAGGCACGGGGCCTAAAGGTAGGTCTTGGAGAACGGTGGTTTTATCATCTAAAACCATACGCCTCCTAACTCGTGGCTTCCTCGCCAGAGagacatcatcatcttcttcttcttattcatcGGAGGCGTGGGTTTCACTGTTCTTCCTCTTTGAAGAAGACACGCTCAAAATCTGCTCCTGGGTTGTACTAATAGAAAGTCTAGCAATGGGAACAGAGGCAGGACGAATACCACGAATAGCAAAACCTGAGAATAACGAAAAAGGGTCAGAGTAAGAAACGTTATAGTAAAAAAAAGGGTACGGAAAGGAAAAATACCATGGGTTTTCACTTTCCATGTGAACTTCTAAGAAAATAATTTTCACGATCTTTGTTCCATAGGGGCAGCAGTCAATATTTTTTTTACCCAATcatgaaagttggaaagttcacCAAAAACTTCCATGATTGCTGAAAGGAATGGAAGAAACGAatgaaaaattcaaaattataagagaaaagaaaagaaagtaacaGAAAGAAATACTCACGTCCAAAGTTTCACTTCTCAAGGAAAGGCATATTTTAATCACCCACCAAATCACGAGTGTGAACAGCTACGAACCGGGCGTACCAGCCACGGTCACGATCATCTTCAAGGCTGACTAAAACTCTCTTTGCTTCTCTCCATAAGAGAAAAGACACATTCGCGAAAGAACTTCGGGGAATACAGATGAAGTGTTGAAAAGTAAAAGAGGCTCAAACCATGTTTGATAAATAACGAAGGCAAACTACTGCCCTCCACATTATCGGGCCTATTTGACCAAGACACACATTGAAGTACCGACAAAACTAAATGATCATTGGGTCAATAGGTGGCTTGAATCCTAAGGTTAAAGAATAAGTGTAAACAAACGGATAACCTTCATGATAAAAGCTTATTCGTTCATCAGCACTAGGAACTACAACAGGAAAATTAGATTTCCAATGGCATTCACGGCGAAATAGAGTGGTGATAAAAGTAGGGTAACGATCGGCGGGATTAAGTGTTGCAATAGAAGACTCTTGTTTTCGCATTGCTTCACAATCTGATTTGAAAGAAAAATATTGAGGAACAATTTCAAAAACAACGGGCTCCTGCATCGGTTCGTTATGGTCCTTACTCCTATAGGAAGATCTAGGAGCTGATGGAGTTCTAGCTTTGGAAGAAGAATGCTTTGAAATATTCTTCTCGGAAGGAGTAGAGCTACGGTTTGATAAAGAACCTAGTCTACAGAGCTTACCACCTCTCTTATTCCTAATTGGGACAAAAGAAGGGGGAAGCTCATCAACAATGATTGTTTCACGAGGGtcagatgataaagaatggttcGAAGAATGAGAAGTCATTTTTAATGGTGAAAACACGAAGAAAGGGGAAAAGTTAGAGAAGAAGTTTGAGTATGAAtgcaagaaaaaaaaagaaatttttgggTGGTATGTAATGCGATATTTATAAGGAAGGATCGTCGTCATGGAACCGTCACTTCGAACTGATGCAGCCGCAGAAAACCCTAAAAAGACACTATAAACTGTAGAGCCAATCATAAAAGGATTCGTGTCCCGAGCATTAAATGTAAAGGACGTACGTCTCTTCGCTTCTGAAGAAAGCATAATGATGTTGGGAAGAGGCGGCAAGACATTCCCCATAAATAAACTTACCATTTCCCGAATATTCACTCGAGAATATTCATAAAGTGGGGGAACTATTTGTATTGGTAGAAAAATAGGCATGACACATGGACTAACAATATGATGACAAGTGGCATTTGTAGCAAGTTAGCAAAGAAGAATGTTGAGGCACCGTTGAAATACTCACGCGATTTACTGAAGAAGGTATCGTACCTGACAACTGGAAGAGAAGAAATAGGCATGAGATGCATGAAAAGGCCATAAAtaaggaagatcatgaacaattaCGAATATGGAAAGAGAATCAACATTATCCCTGATTACGCACGATCACCTATTATTACCATAATCGTTACGAGTGATTTCAGTAACGGACAATTAATGCAGAGAATGTCAGTAACATGTAGGAGTTAAGAGAGAGGGAACCGTTAcatcttttgtatatttatataagAGTCCTTACCTTATTTTGTACCATCATCGAAATATTCACAAATATATGCAACCAGTCTTTTATTTTATCCCTATTTGATTGAAGATTCTTGCCCACAATTCTTGGGAGAAAATAACGTTTATCAATAAGATTTCTTTCCCTCATTTACTGAATATTGAGTTTCAATTGCTTTTTACTCTCTTATTTTATTCTCTTATTTTTGAAAAAGTGAAGTAAACTTGGTTATCAGAAATTCGATTTTCTTTAATATTGACTTTGaccaaaaaactattttttggttaaacagtTTCCATGATAAGTGGAAGCATTTTTTGTGAATGCCAATTCAAGACCTGTGAACAAAGCTAGATTTTCTTTCAATCTTAACTTTAAAACAAATAAATTTAATTCAATTTTGCTCCAAGATTGATCAAATTAATATGTAATAAGCAGAAGTGCGAAGCAAATTGTAACGATCTAACTGAAAAAGACATTGAATCCACGGTGAAAACAACACCTAGCTAAATTAATCAATAAATTTTCAGGGTACCCAACTACCCCTGACTAATTCCCTCTCTTCCAAAGATCAGATGCCTTTTTTCATTGTTAAAATtgtgtcaaaaaaaaaaaaacaagatagCAAAAGAAAAAAACAGAAAGTAGGGTGTTTTGGTAATTGAGCGTCCTGAGTGGGCCTCCAAAAATTGAAATTCCGGTATTCTCCTAAGCTTTCGCGCTACATATGAATAGACACGTCCTGCTTCTTTCTATTCAATTTGACGCCTTCTATAGTTCTCCTTCCGTCGTGAAAGTCACCTTCAAAACCCTCAAAGACATTTTCAACAGGTACATTCTTGTATGGAAAAAAAGGAATGTACCTATGTTTTTCCTCAGAATCTTCCAATTTTGAAACAAATGGATGGAGAAATGGAGGATTTCAGTGTAGAATGTTTAAACGTATATCCGGAAATTGACTGGGAATACGAGTTTGACGCACCGTGGTTCTATGATTTTTGTCGCCCGGAGTCACCTTCTGAGGCTGCAGAAGCCGAACGCTGGTTCCAAACAGCCGGCAACTATCCTCCTTCTCGTAAGTCTTAGATTAAAGGAATTAATTTCTGAATGTCTGTTCTCTTCTTTTGTAGTTTCGTTGGTTGGTTGAGCGTGCAAAAGTGCCCTATTCTTTTACTTTTCTTCCTCTCTTTTTTCATGTGACATAAGGCTAGGTCTTGCTTCGATTGTGTTGaagatataattaagtaaataaaaatgtgATATCTCTTTAACAACTTAAGCTTTTTGGATGAGAAGATCACACAATTTAATACAGTATCAAAAGTAGGCAGAGGTCCTGGTACActcaatattaaaaaaataatttccaagTCCTTGACTCATGAAAAAACAAAATCACGGCCGCACATGAAGGGGCACTTGAGGATATAATGAAGTAAATAAAGGAGTATTCTTCCTAGCTTCCTAAACTTTTAGTTGAGATGGTCAAACAATTCAACTGATATGTAAGTCACACATTTAAGAAGTAAAATGTTTCTTTATGGAAATGCAAGGAGAAAGTTGTAGTATATGTCACTCCTCCCCTATATTCATGCACTAATAGGagcatttcgtccatgggagagtaaaaaaagaaaaagaaaaacaagctTGATGATTGTCATGTTATTTCCCTTTCAGGTTTTAATTTGACAAAAAAAAGTGCTATACATATGACACATTGAATACTTTCTGGTCACTTAAGTTGAAGAAAGGCCAACTCATTAAGATCTTGTGCTGTGCAAAATAAAAAATGGTTATTACCTTAGAATGCTGACATATACAGTGGACATGTCATTGAAGGGATTGTTGTGATTTGGAAAGAGAGAAAAAGATGTGGAAAGGTTACATGGAACTTTTCTTAATTCGAGTAGACGGAATAAATTACAGTTCTGTTGAATTGTGTAAACTGTCTCACCTAATAGCTTATTATTGAACTTTGTAAGCACTTCATATGAAACTTAAACTGTTAAAGAGAGAACATTTTGATTTATTGATTTTAGGACAGCCATATGCAGTTGAAGTGAGAGTATGGTTCTTTGTCTTGGTTCAAACACGCGAATGTCTTTATCAGTGTTGATGGTAGACTCAAGTCAGGGGCGGAGCCAGCATTCTCGCTACGGGTTCGGTGAACCCAGTAGCTTTAGTTCAAACCCTATATTTGTCTTGAAATATTCATTAACTAGTTATAAGTAACTTAGAAAACCGAACCATAAGATTGAAATTCTAGCTCCGCCTCTGACTTAAGTTCATGATCTttgcctccccccccccccaaacaatcTTAAAGATTATACTATTAGAGAGGGAAAACTTGATTTTATTAATCTGCAATAAGCTTCTTCAATTGTTGAACTTGTTGTTGTTTCTGTACTCCTGCAATTTTGGTTCGCTAATTGTTTTTCTTCCCTTTTAACTGTTATATTTCTTGATCCACTAAGTGGAGTTTTTGTGTGGTGATACTGGTTGATCACTGTCCtcactttttcttttttccctgTTTCTTTTGGAACTTCATAGCTCTCATTGTAAAGTTGAACCTGGTGAAGGACAGCGCAGCAGAATGTTCGCGCGGTCCCTCTAGATTACGAGAAGAGCAAACCGCAAAATCGAGCAGCAACACCTCATATATTCACATCAGCTCTGCAGTTTCACCCTGTACGAAAAATGAAGGTCTTTTTTTTAATGATCAATCTCATTAAAAGCTTTGTATTATCCTCTACTTACCCAGAAGGTTGGCTTAGGTTACAAGCAACAACTTTTGGGAATGACTTTCTTGTTACATGTTGGCTAAGATTTTTCAGGCTTTCCCTTATTATGAAAAGGTCTAACTTGTATAAATTCTACACATTCAGGAACACTTTCCGATGGTCCAATGGTTCATGAAATTTCTAAAGCTAAGATAAAGTCAGAGTCCAGATCTTTGAAAGCCAGAGAGTCAACTTTAATGAAACCCACTGCTAGTCATTTGGCTAAACTACGGTGTGTAAAAAGACTTTCTAACTTCTCTTCTGAAAGGTTTTATCCATTTCAAGGTGATATGTTGCTTAACCGCAACttgtttatttattttctccCAATCGTTCTTGCCAAATGATTTCTGGTGTCTAACTACTTCcaatcaaaaatatatatatatcaagcaGAAATATACTGTAAAAATTTCTATTCAGGCTTATGTATGTTTCTGCAGTTCCAGTCTGTTCACTTTGTTAATCCTATTCACTTGTAGGTTATTTCTAAAACCATATTTTAGTTTGGCCTAACTTAGTATTTAGTTTTTGCTATGTTTCTCATTCTAGCAATGTTTCTCATTCTTCAATTGCTAGGTCCCAGAAACCACCTAACGAGACCGATATGAGAAGCTCATGGAATTCTTCAGGATCTTACAATGTAGCTACTAAAAGACAAAAGCTTGAGAGTGGTTATCTGCGCAAGGTGCATGAAGTTAGTTACTGTTTTTTGA
This sequence is a window from Nicotiana tomentosiformis chromosome 5, ASM39032v3, whole genome shotgun sequence. Protein-coding genes within it:
- the LOC104085314 gene encoding uncharacterized protein isoform X5 — translated: MEKKECTYVFPQNLPILKQMDGEMEDFSVECLNVYPEIDWEYEFDAPWFYDFCRPESPSEAAEAERWFQTAGNYPPSPLIVKLNLVKDSAAECSRGPSRLREEQTAKSSSNTSYIHISSAVSPCTKNEGTLSDGPMVHEISKAKIKSESRSLKARESTLMKPTASHLAKLRSQKPPNETDMRSSWNSSGSYNVATKRQKLESGYLRKVHEVTVPRDPQLETMQRAQRRSFRSKNDSESIDYAKAKGQPSKAQPLNIKILKPPHPKSTLQSPKFHLSNSQTAEFAAHSTSVDFKRPNTQNAVKQGNSVTLLKSKALRCNKIFPSSEDTRICENIGERRF
- the LOC104085314 gene encoding uncharacterized protein isoform X2, producing MEKKECTYVFPQNLPILKQMDGEMEDFSVECLNVYPEIDWEYEFDAPWFYDFCRPESPSEAAEAERWFQTAGNYPPSPLIVKLNLVKDSAAECSRGPSRLREEQTAKSSSNTSYIHISSAVSPCTKNEGTLSDGPMVHEISKAKIKSESRSLKARESTLMKPTASHLAKLRSQKPPNETDMRSSWNSSGSYNVATKRQKLESGYLRKVHEVTVPRDPQLETMQRAQRRRSKNDSESIDYAKAKGQPSKAQPLNIKILKPPHPKSTLQSPKFHLSNSQTAEFAAHSTSVDFKRPNTQNAVKQGNSVTLLKSKALRCNKIFPSSEDTRICENIGERSLTSSDSKSAPDKRLPPVELFNKLSLRSERKTSVISRPKTHAS
- the LOC104085314 gene encoding uncharacterized protein isoform X1; translated protein: MEKKECTYVFPQNLPILKQMDGEMEDFSVECLNVYPEIDWEYEFDAPWFYDFCRPESPSEAAEAERWFQTAGNYPPSPLIVKLNLVKDSAAECSRGPSRLREEQTAKSSSNTSYIHISSAVSPCTKNEGTLSDGPMVHEISKAKIKSESRSLKARESTLMKPTASHLAKLRSQKPPNETDMRSSWNSSGSYNVATKRQKLESGYLRKVHEVTVPRDPQLETMQRAQRRSFRSKNDSESIDYAKAKGQPSKAQPLNIKILKPPHPKSTLQSPKFHLSNSQTAEFAAHSTSVDFKRPNTQNAVKQGNSVTLLKSKALRCNKIFPSSEDTRICENIGERSLTSSDSKSAPDKRLPPVELFNKLSLRSERKTSVISRPKTHAS
- the LOC104085314 gene encoding uncharacterized protein isoform X4, producing the protein MEKKECTYVFPQNLPILKQMDGEMEDFSVECLNVYPEIDWEYEFDAPWFYDFCRPESPSEAAEAERWFQTAGNYPPSPLIVKLNLVKDSAAECSRGPSRLREEQTAKSSSNTSYIHISSAVSPCTKNEGTLSDGPMVHEISKAKIKSESRSLKARESTLMKPTASHLAKLRSQKPPNETDMRSSWNSSGSYNVATKRQKLESGYLRKVTVPRDPQLETMQRAQRRRSKNDSESIDYAKAKGQPSKAQPLNIKILKPPHPKSTLQSPKFHLSNSQTAEFAAHSTSVDFKRPNTQNAVKQGNSVTLLKSKALRCNKIFPSSEDTRICENIGERSLTSSDSKSAPDKRLPPVELFNKLSLRSERKTSVISRPKTHAS
- the LOC104085314 gene encoding uncharacterized protein isoform X3, which produces MEKKECTYVFPQNLPILKQMDGEMEDFSVECLNVYPEIDWEYEFDAPWFYDFCRPESPSEAAEAERWFQTAGNYPPSPLIVKLNLVKDSAAECSRGPSRLREEQTAKSSSNTSYIHISSAVSPCTKNEGTLSDGPMVHEISKAKIKSESRSLKARESTLMKPTASHLAKLRSQKPPNETDMRSSWNSSGSYNVATKRQKLESGYLRKVTVPRDPQLETMQRAQRRSFRSKNDSESIDYAKAKGQPSKAQPLNIKILKPPHPKSTLQSPKFHLSNSQTAEFAAHSTSVDFKRPNTQNAVKQGNSVTLLKSKALRCNKIFPSSEDTRICENIGERSLTSSDSKSAPDKRLPPVELFNKLSLRSERKTSVISRPKTHAS